The Mercurialis annua linkage group LG2, ddMerAnnu1.2, whole genome shotgun sequence genome contains a region encoding:
- the LOC130015103 gene encoding uncharacterized protein LOC130015103 → MRGRGSGRGRGDPTEPVEEKHREEAGGPVQPLQEREAGEPPAILDNQGRAMDNVAGLWPVSRAIRDIFRQCWFETGSAWRFLTADQREFYFQQFQKKFWWDDSAYSEEVIRRVFMTHAATRYKDNIHKMRKMQKKHTSVNQEIWEAWNAFWDTEKEKKKSETARANRMSEHAGPGSGPVRHTGGSRSAIKHMDVMAKELGRKPSATELYSRLHKTKAEKKPVDKRAQDMTDAIAERLAAATQSLTGEGSTSSPVDETQIIMDIEGVNKKHRVYGLGSATSRYVGPSIRPQRGSSSRTSQQEDEEVERRVQASIQEGLRQVEQRLAAQQASMAQMIRDEIARMMPNLPPEYQPQFPHLPPDGGDTTDL, encoded by the exons ATGAGGGGCCGAGGCTCAGGCCGAGGACGGGGGGACCCTACCGAGCCCGTTGAGGAGAAGCATCGTGAGGAGGCTGGAGGACCTGTTCAGCCTTTGCAGGAGCGTGAGGCAGGCGAGCCCCCGGCCATTTTGGACAACCAGGGTAGGGCGATG GACAATGTTGCTGGACTCTGGCCTGTTTCTCGGGCTATCCGGGATATTTTCAGGCAGTGCTGGTTCGAGACTGGATCAGCATGGCGTTTTCTGACAGCGGACCAGAGGGAGTTCTATTTTCAGCAATTTcag AAGAAGTTCTGGTGGGATGACTCTGCGTACAGCGAGGAGGTAATCAGACGGGTCTTCATGACCCATGCAGCCACCCGGTACAAAGACAACATTCACAAGATGAGGAAAATGCAAAAGAAGCATACATCTGTGAATCAGGAGATCTGGGAAGCCTGGAATGCATTTTGGGACACAGAGAAGGAGAAAAAGAAGTCAGAGACAGCCCGGGCAAACCGGATGAGTGAGCATGCGGGCCCCGGTTCTGGACCTGTCCGCCATACCGGGGGATCTCGCTCCGCTATCAAGCATATGGATGTGATG GCTAAGGAGCTCGGCCGGAAGCCGTCTGCGACAGAGCTGTATAGTCGCCTTCATAAAACGAAGGCTGAGAAGAAACCGGTCGACAAGAGGGCTCAGGATATGACT GACGCCATCGCTGAGAGGCTTGCTGCTGCGACACAGTCGCTGACCGGAGAGGGGAGCACCTCGAGTCCTGTGGATGAGACGCAGATAATTATGGAtatcgagggcgtcaacaagaagcaCCGGGTGTACGGCCTGGGTTCGGCTACCAGCAGGTATGTAGGTCCGAGTATCAGACCGCAGAGAGGCAGCTCTTCACGGACATCACAGCAGGAGGATgaggaggtcgagcgccgtGTGCAGGCCAGCATCCAGGAGGGCCTGCGGCAGGTTGAGCAGCGGTTGGCGGCACAGCAGGCGAGCATGGCACAGATGATACGTGATGAGATTGCAAGGATGATGCCGAATCTCCCACCAGAGTATCAGCCACAGTTTCCCCATCTCCCGCCAGACGGTGGCGACACTACAGATTTGTAG